The sequence TGCGCCTCGCCGTGCCCGGACGGCCGGCGCACCCCGGGCTGGCGCACGAAGGGGTGAACCCGGTGGACCCGGCCTACCGCCTGGTCCAGGCGGTGCGGGCGGCCGCAACCCTGCTGGACCGCACGCGGCCGCACCCGCTGTGGGCGCACCAGCCGGTGCAGCACGTCTGCAACCTGGCCACCTTCGAGGCGGGCCGCTGGGGCCAGAGCGCGGCGGTCCCCGCTGAGGCGCGGCTCGAGGTCATGGTGGGGACCGTCGGGGCGGAGTCCCTGGACGAGGTGCGGGCGGTGGTCGACCGGGTGCTGGAAGAGGCCGCCCGCGGCGACCCGTGGCTGGCCGCCCACCCGCCCCGGGTGGAGTGGACCGCCCGGCGCCACCGCGGCGCGGAGACACCGCCGGACGCGCCGGTGGTGACGTTGCTGCGGTGGGCGGTGGCGAGGGCCACCGGACGGCCGGCGCGGGTGGAGGGGCTCAGCGCCGTGACCGACATGCGCCACCTGGTGTGGTCGGGCGGCGTGCCCACCGTGAACGTCGGTCCAGGGGACATGCGTGTCGCCCACACGGCGGCCGAGACCCTCCCGCTCCAGGCCTTCCTGGCTGCGGTGGAGGTCTATGCGCTGGCCATCCTGGGGTGGGGCGGCGGCCTGCCGGTGGGCTCTGGAGAGGAGGGAGTGATGTGAGGAAGGCCGCAGGGGTTGCAACGCTCGTCCTGGCGGTGCTGCTCGCGGCGACGGTGGTCCCCTCGCACGGGCAGGCGCCGATCAAGCTGCGCCAGACCGGGTTCCGGGTCCTGTACATGGCCCCGGTCTACCTGGGCATCGAGCGCGGGTTTTTCCGCGAGGAGGGGATCGACCTCGAGTACGTCGAGATCCAGAGCGGCGTGCTGGGGCCGGCCTCGCTGGTGGGCGGCCAGGCCCACTTCTCGGACATCGACCCGCTGCAGACGGCCGAGCTGCGCACCCAGGGGTACTCCCTGCTCATGATCTACAACCTGGTGAACCGCGTGACGCTGGACTTCATCCTGCGCAATGAGGTGGCCGACCGGCTGCGGGTGACCCGCCAAACGCCGCTCCCGGAGCGCTTCCGGGCCCTGCGCGGCCTCAACATCGGCATCACCCGCCCGGGGGCACCCACTGACATCTTCCCCCGCTACTTCCTGCGGCGGGCCGGGCTCGACCCCGACCGCGACGCCAACCTGGTGCAGGTGGGCGGGGTGCCGGCCCTGGCGGCGGCCTTCCGGGCCGGTCGGATTGACGGGTTCATGCTCTCGCCCCCGCTCCCGCAGCAGCTGGAGCAGGAAGGGCTGGGCCGGATCATCATCAAGAACACGGCCGGCGATGTCCCCGAGCTGAGCAACCTCACCTACGTCGCCCACGTGGTGACGAAGGCCTTTGCCCGGAACAACCCGCGGCTCGTGCGCGCCTACGTGCGCGGCCTCCAGCGGGCCAACGCCTGGATGCGCCAGAATCCCACCGACGCCCTGCGCCTGCTGCACCAGAAGTACTTCACCGACACCTCCCCCGAGGTGCTGCGCCTCTCCTGGGATGCCCTGCTGCCGGCGATCAGCCGCGACGGCCGCTTCACGGAAGCCGGCATCAAGGCCTACCTGAACGTCTTCGAGACCATCGGGCAGACCTTCCGCATCGACACCAGCGAGGGCGACCTGTGGACCAACGAGTTCCTCAGCGGACGCTGACCGCACCGGAGGGGGACGGCGTGCGACCGGACGGGGCGGAGCCGCCCCGGGCGCTCGTCGGCGCTCCCGGGGAGACGGCGATGCAGGCGGCCATTGAGCTGCGGGACGTCTACCGGCTCTTCACGCTGCCCCGCGGCCGCAGCATCGACGCCTTCGTGGCCCTGGAGGGGGTCTCGCTCCGCGTGGCCGAGGGGGAGTTCGTCTCCATCGTAGGACCCAGCGGCTGCGGGAAGTCGACCATCCTCAACCTGATCGCGGGCCTCCTGGCCCCCACCGCGGGCCAGGTGGTCGTCTTCGGGCGCCCCGTGCGCGGCCTCAACCGGGCGGTGGGGTACGTGACCCAGGACGACAACCTCCTCCCCTGGCGCACCACGCTGGCCAACGTGGCCATGCCCCTGGAGTTCCGCGGCGTGCCGGCGGACCGCCGCCGCGCCCGGGCCGCGGCGCTCATCGCCCAGGTGGGCCTGCAGGGGTTCGAGCACCACTACCCGCACGAGCTCTCGGGCGGGATGCGCAAGCGCGCCTCCATCGCCCGCACCCTGGCCTACGACCCGGTGGCGCTCCTGATGGACGAGCCGTTCGGGCCGCTCGACGCCCAGACCCGCGTGATCCTCCAGGACCAGCTGCTGCGGATGTGGGAGGGGTCGGGGCGGACGGTGGTCTTCGTCACCCACGACCTGGTGGAGGCCGTGGCGCTGAGCGACCGGGTTATCGTCATGACGCGCGCGCCGGGCCGCTTCAAGCGGGAGGTCGTCGTGGACATCCCCCGGCCGCGGGACGTCTTCCACATCCACGCCCACCCGCGCTTCCCCCTGCTCTACGAGGCCATCTGGCAGGAGCTGCGGGAGGAGCTGGGGCGGGACGCGCTGGGACCCGGGCCGGGGCGCTGAGGCCCGGGGGAAGGAGGAAGGCTCGATGGCGGTCGCCGAGACGGCAGGACGGCCGGAGGTCGTGCAGCGCCTCAAAGCGGCGGTGGCGGCACGGGAGCGGGAGCGGCGACGGCGCGAGCGCGCCGTCATCCTGGCCGGCCGGGTCCTCATCGTCGTCGGGCTGCTGACGAGCTGGGAGGCGCTCTCCGGCCGGGTGCTGGATCCGTTCTTCGTGAGCAGCCCCTCCCGCATCGCCCGCGCCTTCGTCGACCTGCTGCTCCACCACGAGCTCCTGGTGCACGCCCAGTACACGACCATCGAGACGCTGGCGGGGTTCGCCATCGGGTCGGCGGCGGGCATCGCCCTGGCCTTCCTGCTGACCTCCCTCGGACGCCTGTACGAGATGACCGAGCCCATCCTGGTGGCGCTCTACGGGATCCCGCGCACGGCGCTGGCCCCCCTGTTCATCATGTGGTTCGGCATCGGCATCACCAGCAAGATCGTCATCGCCGCGCTCTTCGTCTTCTTCGTCGTCTTCATGAACACCGTGGCGGGCATCCGCGGCACCAGCCCGCAGATGGTGGACCTGGTCCGGCTGATGGGGGCCAGCGGCGGCGACGTCCTGGTGAAGGTCGTCCTCCCCTCGGCCCTGCCCTACATCCTCACGGCGCTGCGGATCGTCGTCCCCACCGCCATGATCGGGGCCATCGTGGGGGAGTTCATCTCGGCCCAGCGGGGCCTGGGGTTCCTGATCAGCCGGTCCACCTTCGAGTTCTCGACCCATGCGGCGTTCGCCGGGATCTTCGCCCTCATGGTGGTGGTGGTCGTGATGAACGCCGCGATCGGGGCCGTCGAGCGGCCGCTCATGCGGTGGCGGCCGCAGCAGCGCATCTCCGGGAACGGCGGGTGACGGCGCGCCGGCCCGGGGAGGGCGTGTCCGAGGAGGGAGGGAGCATGCGGCGAGTGACGATGTGGGTACTCGTAGTGCTGGCTGGAGTGACCCTGGCCGCCCCGGCGGGCGGGCAGGGGCTGACCCGCGTGAAGTTCTCGTACTTCCCCGCGTTCCACACGATGACCGTGATGGTGGCCTCGGGGCTCGACCTCTTCCGTCAGGAGGGGCTGGACGTCGAGATGATCCAGGCCAGCAGCGGGGCGCTGCAGCCGATCCAGCTCATCAGCGGCGAGGTGGACCTGACCACCGTCGGGCTGGAGAACGTCGTCGCCCTGCGGCGCGAGGGCAAGCTGACGACCCACATCTACGTCCTGGTCAAGCGCATGAGCCAGGACTTCGTCGTGCGCAACGAGGTGCTGCGGGCCCGGGGCGTGACGCCCCAGGATCCCATCGAGCGCCGGCTGGCCGCCCTGCGCGGGATGCGCATCGGCTACACCCTGCCCAACGCCCCCACCGACCGCTACGCCCGCTACTACCTGCAGAAGGCGGGGCTGGTGCCGGGCCGGGACGCCGAGATGGTCCAGGTGGGCTCGCCGACCTCGCTGGTGGGGGCGATCCGTCAGGGGCGCATCGACGCGTTCATGCTCACCCCGCCCACGCCCCAGCTCGTCGAGCTGGACGGTATCGGCACCATCCTCATCTACGGGACGCGCGGGGACGTGCGGGAACTGGACAACTACCCGTACACAGGGCTGTCCGTCCGCACGGAGTGGGGGCGCCGCAACCGGGACACCCTGGTCCGGTTCGTCCGCGCGCTGCACCGCGCCCGCCAGCTCATCGCCACCGACCGGGAGCGTTCCCTGCAGGCCCTGCGCCGCTTCTTCCCCCAGATGGAGGAGCGCGCGCTGCGGGCGGGGTACGAGGCCATGCTCCCGGCCCTCTCCGAGGACGGCTCCCTCGACCAGGCCACCGTGAAGCGCTTCCTCGACCTGGGCTTCGAGATCGGACTGCTCACCGGGACCCGTCCGTCGGATCGGGAGGGCGTGCTGTGGACCAACGAGTTCGTCCGGCTGGCCAGGGGCCGCTAGCCGTCCGGCCGGCCGGGAGCCGCGAGGAGGGATGGCGATGGCTGTGACGTTGCCGCCGATCACCCGGACGCCCGTCTTCCCCCGGGAGGAGTTCGAGGCCCGACTGGCGCGCGTGCGGGCGGCCCTGAACGAGCGCGGGGACGACGCCCTGCTGGCCTTCGCGCCCGAGACGCTCTTCTACCTCACCGGCTACCAGACGTTCGCCGGGCGCACCTACGCGGCGCTGCTCGTGCCCCCCCGCGGGGCGCCGGTGCTGGTCCTGCGCTTCCTGGAGTCCTTCCTGGCCGCGCTCTACAGCGAGGTGGCCGAGGTGGTCACCTACGACGACCACGAAGACCCCCTGGAGGTGACGGCCGCCGCGGTGCGGGCGCGCGGGTTCGGCCGCGCCCGGGTGGCCTTCGAGGAAGGGGCCCCGGGGCTGAGCGCGGCCGTGCGCCGCCGCCTCGGCGGGCTCCTCGATGGGGTGACGGCCAGCGACGGCACCGCCATCGTCGAGCGCCTGCGCCGGGTGAAGTCCCCCCGCGAGGTCGAGCACATGCGCCGCGCCGCCCGCATGACCGAGGCGGGGATGCGGGCCGGCCTGGAGGCGTGCCGCCCCGGCGCCACGGAGAACGACGTGGCAGCGGCGGCCATGGCCGCCCTCGCGCGCGCCGGGTCCGAGTACTTCCCGTGCGACCCCATCATCACCTCGGGCTACCGCGCGGGCATCCCCCACACCAGCTTCGAGCGCCGCCGCCTCGAGCCGGGCGACACGGTGCTGCTGGAGATGACCGGGGTCTACGGCCGCTACGTCGCGCCGCTGATGCGGGCCGCCGTCCTGGGCGAGCCCTCCCCGGCGGTGCGGCGCATGGCCGACCTCTGCCTGGAGGGTCTGGAACGCGCCATCCAGGCCGTCCGGCCGGGGGCCACCGCCGGCGAGGTGGACGACGCCTGCCGCCGGGTCATGGAGGAGGCGGGCGTCTACCAGCAGTTCCGCAAGCGCACGGGGTACTCCGTGGGGTTCGCCTTCCCGCCCAACTGGAACGAGGGACACCTCATCAGCCTGCGCCGCGACGACCCCACCGTGCTGGAACCGGGAATGGTCTTCCACATGCCGCCGGCGCTGCGGGACTACGGGGTGAGCTGCGTGGGGTTCAGCGAGACCGTCGTGGTGACCGCGCAGGGGTGCGAGGTGCTGACGCACTTCCCGCGGGAGCTGGCTCTCCGGTGACCGACCCGCGCGCCTGGGTGGAACGCCACCGGGAGGACCTCGTGGCTTTCCTGCGGGAGATCGTCGAGCGGGAGAGCCCGACCGAGGCGAAGGCGGCGGTCGACGCGCTGGGGCAGGTCTTCCAGGAGGCGTACCGCGCCCTGGGGTGCGCGGTGTGCACGGTCCCCCAGGCGTCGTACGGGGACCACGTCGTGGCCGAGACGCCGCCCGTCCCGGGGCCCAGGGTGCTGCTGGTCGGCCACCTCGACACCGTCTACCCCGTGGGGACGGTGGCGCGGCGTCCCTTCACGCTGCGCGACGGGCGGGCCTACGGCCCGGCGGTGATGGACATGAAGGGCGGGCTCGCGGTGATGCTCTTCGCGCTGCGGGCGCTCGCCGCCACCCGCCGCCTGGGCAACGCGCGCGTCGTGCTCAACAGCGACGAGGAGCCCGGGTCCCCCACCTCGCGGGACCGGTGGGCGGCATGGAGCGCCGACGCCGACTGGGCCTTCGTCCTGGAGCCCGCGCAGCCGGACGGCAGTCTGGTCCTGCGCCGCAAGGGGGTGGGGATCTTCCGCCTGGAGGTGACGGGCCGCGCGGCGCACGCCGGGGCCGAGCCGGAGCGCGGCGCCAACGCCATCCTCGCCCTGGCCCACCACGCGCTGGCGGTTGCGGCCCTGGCCGACCCCGCCGCGGGCACGACGGTGAACGTCGGCGTGGTGCGCGGCGGGACCCTCCCCTACGTCGTGCCGGCCGCCGCCGAGGCGCTGATCGACGTGCGCGTGCCCACCCGGGCGGAGGCGGAGCGCGTGCTCACGGGGCTGCGCGCGCTGGAGGCGGCCGAGCCGGTGGCGGGGACGCGCCTGCAGGTCCACGGCGCCTTCCACCGCCCGCCCATGGAGCCGGTGGAGGGGACCGCAGCCCTGGCGGCGCTGGTCGAGGCGTGCGGGCGCGAGGTCGGGCTGGCTGTGCGCTTCACCGCCACCGGCGGAGCCTCCGACGGCAACAACCTGGCCGCGTCCGGCATCCCCACGGTGGATGGCATGGGCCCGGCTGGGGCGGGGGCCCACAGCGAGGAGGAGTGGGCCGACGTGGCCAGCCTGGTCCAGAAGACGCAGCTGCTCGCCCTCGTGCTGGACCGCCTCTGGGCGGGGGCGCTGCCCGGGCGGTCGAGGAGGTGACGATGGTCCGCACGGAGACCTACGAGACCGACGTCCTGGTGCTGGGGGGCGGCCTGGCCGCCCTGCGCGCGGCGTGGGAAGCGGCGCGCCTGGGGGCGCGTGTGACCGTCTGCGTCAAGCGCAAGCTCGGCCGCTGCGGCTCGTCGGCCATCACCTCGGGCGGCTACGCCGTGGCCCACCCGGCCATCACCCCCCAGGACTCGTGGCAGCGCCACTACGCCGACACGCTGGTGGGCGGGGCGCTCATCAACGACCGCCGCCTGGCCCGGGTGCTGTGCCAGGAGGCGGGGGAGCGGGTCGAGGACCTGCTGCAGCTGGGCGTGCCCTTCGCCCGCCACAACGGGGCCTACCGCCTCTCCCCCAGCGGGGACCACTCCTCGCCCCGCGTGCTGGTCCCTGTCCACATGCGCGGCACGGACCTGACCCTCCCGCTGCGCGAGGCGGTGCTGGCCTCCGGCGTGCAGCCGCTGGAGGAGACCCGGGCGCTGGCGCTCCTGGTGGACGACGGACGGGTGGCGGGGGCCGTGGGCCTGAACGCCGACCGCGGGACCCTCGTGGTCGTCCGCGCCGGCGCCACCGTCATGGGCACGGGCGGCGCCGGGCGCCTCTTCACCGTCACCAGCAACCCGGTGGACGTGACGGGGGACGGCTACGCGCTGGCGGCGCGGGCCGGCGTCCCGCTGCGCGACATGGAGATGGTGCAGTTCTACCCCTGGCGGGCCATCCGGCCCTTCAAGGGGTCGCGCGTGCCCATCCAGCCCTCCACCTTCGCCGTGGGCGCGCGCCTGTACAACCGCCGCGGGGAGCGCTTCATGGCGCGCTACGACCCGGAGCGGCTCGAGTCCACCACGCGCGACATCGCCGCGCGCGGGATCTTCGACCAGATCCGGCTCGGCGAGGACGTGGAGGGCGGGGTGATCCTCGACCTCTCCGGGGTGAGCGACGAGGACTTCGTCGCGACGAACCTCAAGGTCGTCGAGCGGCTCCAGCCGCGCGGCCTCTCCTTCCGCGAGGTCCGGTTCATCATCGCCCCGGAGGCCCACTTCATCATGGGCGGCATGGTGATCGACGAGGTGGGCCGTACGCCCCTTGGCGGCCTCTACGCCTGCGGGGAGGCGGCGGGCGGGATCCACGGGGCCAACCGCCTGAACAGCAACGCCATCCCCGACACGCAGGTCTTCGGCGCGCGCGCCGGCCGCGCCGCCGCCGAGGCCGCGCGCACCGAGCGCCCGGGACGCGTGGACGACGGCGTGCTCCGGGCCTGGGCCCGGCGGGTCGAGGGGCTCGGCAGCGGCCCCGGGCCGCAGCAGGGCACCCTCGC is a genomic window of Armatimonadota bacterium containing:
- a CDS encoding M20/M25/M40 family metallo-hydrolase, whose protein sequence is MDQSLPPVVDLQEAVREVIGRRRREYVRWLTEVVATPSVNPRYPGGTGEGAVQARLAALLAAEGIVATLRPVDREAAARLAPDVPLSASYEGRPNLLAHLGPPRHLLLLTSHSDVAGVAADEGWRHDPFTPRLAGGELAGRGAVDAKGALVAMAAALATVRALEVPLQRGVLLASVVDEEAGGGGILGLLADGVRPAAAVVGEPTDLRVCPATRGHWLVRLAVPGRPAHPGLAHEGVNPVDPAYRLVQAVRAAATLLDRTRPHPLWAHQPVQHVCNLATFEAGRWGQSAAVPAEARLEVMVGTVGAESLDEVRAVVDRVLEEAARGDPWLAAHPPRVEWTARRHRGAETPPDAPVVTLLRWAVARATGRPARVEGLSAVTDMRHLVWSGGVPTVNVGPGDMRVAHTAAETLPLQAFLAAVEVYALAILGWGGGLPVGSGEEGVM
- a CDS encoding ABC transporter substrate-binding protein, with the protein product MRRVTMWVLVVLAGVTLAAPAGGQGLTRVKFSYFPAFHTMTVMVASGLDLFRQEGLDVEMIQASSGALQPIQLISGEVDLTTVGLENVVALRREGKLTTHIYVLVKRMSQDFVVRNEVLRARGVTPQDPIERRLAALRGMRIGYTLPNAPTDRYARYYLQKAGLVPGRDAEMVQVGSPTSLVGAIRQGRIDAFMLTPPTPQLVELDGIGTILIYGTRGDVRELDNYPYTGLSVRTEWGRRNRDTLVRFVRALHRARQLIATDRERSLQALRRFFPQMEERALRAGYEAMLPALSEDGSLDQATVKRFLDLGFEIGLLTGTRPSDREGVLWTNEFVRLARGR
- a CDS encoding FAD-binding protein; the protein is MVRTETYETDVLVLGGGLAALRAAWEAARLGARVTVCVKRKLGRCGSSAITSGGYAVAHPAITPQDSWQRHYADTLVGGALINDRRLARVLCQEAGERVEDLLQLGVPFARHNGAYRLSPSGDHSSPRVLVPVHMRGTDLTLPLREAVLASGVQPLEETRALALLVDDGRVAGAVGLNADRGTLVVVRAGATVMGTGGAGRLFTVTSNPVDVTGDGYALAARAGVPLRDMEMVQFYPWRAIRPFKGSRVPIQPSTFAVGARLYNRRGERFMARYDPERLESTTRDIAARGIFDQIRLGEDVEGGVILDLSGVSDEDFVATNLKVVERLQPRGLSFREVRFIIAPEAHFIMGGMVIDEVGRTPLGGLYACGEAAGGIHGANRLNSNAIPDTQVFGARAGRAAAEAARTERPGRVDDGVLRAWARRVEGLGSGPGPQQGTLAALRQELQQVVSLALGIVRTAAGLEAGLTALDRLRARLAATPVTTAGEFEEVVELECMADAAELMMHAALHRTESRGAHFREDCPEQDDAGWLRTVVVTRERDGACRVATRPIDRDGDETVLGGATPGQVRRIEGEFVE
- a CDS encoding M20 family metallopeptidase, translating into MTDPRAWVERHREDLVAFLREIVERESPTEAKAAVDALGQVFQEAYRALGCAVCTVPQASYGDHVVAETPPVPGPRVLLVGHLDTVYPVGTVARRPFTLRDGRAYGPAVMDMKGGLAVMLFALRALAATRRLGNARVVLNSDEEPGSPTSRDRWAAWSADADWAFVLEPAQPDGSLVLRRKGVGIFRLEVTGRAAHAGAEPERGANAILALAHHALAVAALADPAAGTTVNVGVVRGGTLPYVVPAAAEALIDVRVPTRAEAERVLTGLRALEAAEPVAGTRLQVHGAFHRPPMEPVEGTAALAALVEACGREVGLAVRFTATGGASDGNNLAASGIPTVDGMGPAGAGAHSEEEWADVASLVQKTQLLALVLDRLWAGALPGRSRR
- a CDS encoding ABC transporter ATP-binding protein; protein product: MRPDGAEPPRALVGAPGETAMQAAIELRDVYRLFTLPRGRSIDAFVALEGVSLRVAEGEFVSIVGPSGCGKSTILNLIAGLLAPTAGQVVVFGRPVRGLNRAVGYVTQDDNLLPWRTTLANVAMPLEFRGVPADRRRARAAALIAQVGLQGFEHHYPHELSGGMRKRASIARTLAYDPVALLMDEPFGPLDAQTRVILQDQLLRMWEGSGRTVVFVTHDLVEAVALSDRVIVMTRAPGRFKREVVVDIPRPRDVFHIHAHPRFPLLYEAIWQELREELGRDALGPGPGR
- a CDS encoding Xaa-Pro peptidase family protein; this encodes MAVTLPPITRTPVFPREEFEARLARVRAALNERGDDALLAFAPETLFYLTGYQTFAGRTYAALLVPPRGAPVLVLRFLESFLAALYSEVAEVVTYDDHEDPLEVTAAAVRARGFGRARVAFEEGAPGLSAAVRRRLGGLLDGVTASDGTAIVERLRRVKSPREVEHMRRAARMTEAGMRAGLEACRPGATENDVAAAAMAALARAGSEYFPCDPIITSGYRAGIPHTSFERRRLEPGDTVLLEMTGVYGRYVAPLMRAAVLGEPSPAVRRMADLCLEGLERAIQAVRPGATAGEVDDACRRVMEEAGVYQQFRKRTGYSVGFAFPPNWNEGHLISLRRDDPTVLEPGMVFHMPPALRDYGVSCVGFSETVVVTAQGCEVLTHFPRELALR
- a CDS encoding ABC transporter substrate-binding protein, whose translation is MRKAAGVATLVLAVLLAATVVPSHGQAPIKLRQTGFRVLYMAPVYLGIERGFFREEGIDLEYVEIQSGVLGPASLVGGQAHFSDIDPLQTAELRTQGYSLLMIYNLVNRVTLDFILRNEVADRLRVTRQTPLPERFRALRGLNIGITRPGAPTDIFPRYFLRRAGLDPDRDANLVQVGGVPALAAAFRAGRIDGFMLSPPLPQQLEQEGLGRIIIKNTAGDVPELSNLTYVAHVVTKAFARNNPRLVRAYVRGLQRANAWMRQNPTDALRLLHQKYFTDTSPEVLRLSWDALLPAISRDGRFTEAGIKAYLNVFETIGQTFRIDTSEGDLWTNEFLSGR
- a CDS encoding ABC transporter permease; the protein is MAVAETAGRPEVVQRLKAAVAARERERRRRERAVILAGRVLIVVGLLTSWEALSGRVLDPFFVSSPSRIARAFVDLLLHHELLVHAQYTTIETLAGFAIGSAAGIALAFLLTSLGRLYEMTEPILVALYGIPRTALAPLFIMWFGIGITSKIVIAALFVFFVVFMNTVAGIRGTSPQMVDLVRLMGASGGDVLVKVVLPSALPYILTALRIVVPTAMIGAIVGEFISAQRGLGFLISRSTFEFSTHAAFAGIFALMVVVVVMNAAIGAVERPLMRWRPQQRISGNGG